One Helianthus annuus cultivar XRQ/B chromosome 12, HanXRQr2.0-SUNRISE, whole genome shotgun sequence genomic region harbors:
- the LOC110893306 gene encoding uncharacterized protein LOC110893306: MIHKHAFEALDRTLKDILMPECSNSEALPFRGKVIVFGGDFRQILPVVPNGSRQDIVNASLNSLYIWNKCKILTLTKNMRLTVGINHGDIEKTKEFAKWLLDIGEGKVGGRNDGEAVIDIPEELLIIDSTNPIGSLINFVYPSILESFNDPNYFQERAILAPKNDVVHEINETLLAMFPGDQKEYLSSDSICQSENVTDHIRHDVYPPDVLNGIKVSGILNHKLVLKVGVPIMLLRNLDQKNSLCNGTRLQVITLGDRIIKAKVISGNNIGTRTFIPRINLSPSDKRIPFKLQRRQFPIAVCFAMTINKSQG, encoded by the coding sequence ATGATTCATAAACATGCCTTTGAAGCATTGGATAGAACCTTAAAAGATATATTGATGCCTGAATGTTCAAATAGCGAAGCTTTACCATTTAGAGGAAAGGTAATTGTATTTGGTGGTGACTTTAGACAAATTCTTCCTGTTGTTCCTAATGGTTCTAGACAAGATATCGTAAACGCTTCATTGAATTCATTATATATATGGAACAAATGCAAGATACTAACGCTAACAAAAAACATGAGGCTCACAGTTGGCATTAATCATGGTGATATTGAGAAGACAAAAGAGTTTGCTAAATGGCTTTTGGATATTGGTGAGGGAAAAGTTGGTGGTCGCAACGACGGCGAAGCTGTTATTGATATACCTGAAGAACTGTTGATTATTGATTCCACTAACCCTATTGGTAGTCTGATCAACTTTGTGTATCCTTCGATACTTGAATCTTTCAATgatccaaattattttcaagaaaGAGCGATACTTGCGCCTAAGAATGACGTTGTTCATGAGATAAATGAAACCTTATTAGCAATGTTTCCTGGTGATCAAAAAGAGTATCTAAGTTCTGATTCTATCTGCCAATCGGAGAATGTAACTGACCATATTCGACACGATGTTTACCCCCCCGACGTTCTAAATGGAATAAAAGTTTCAGGAATTTTGAATCATAAGTTGGTATTAAAAGTTGGTGTTCCCATAATGCTTTTACGTAACCTTGATCAGAAAAACAGTTTGTGCAATGGTACAAGATTACAAGTCATTACACTTGGTGATCGTATTATTAAAGCAAAAGTTATTTCTGGTAATAATATTGGGACAAGAACTTTTATTCCAAGGATCAATCTTTCTCCGTCTGACAAACGAATTCCTTTCAAACTTCAAAGAAGGCAATTTCCGATAGCAGTGTGTTTCGCAATGACGATAAACAAAAGCCAGGGATAG
- the LOC110893308 gene encoding uncharacterized protein LOC110893308 — protein MFLHHILCNVENDEAAKRRKARRLYLNIKRLNKISSHTQSILTSSTKNKENINPNTTFTLNRSSFSVLSSINVSSTLSKFNSGNCPSSTFRIKEITSISPSTFTNLGNIASSSGILTNITSNSSSTSSVDIIPSSSSRISPNTVLASDNVSTLTKISSGKRKLVRRRRDLTPIPIIDLTADDDNEVPKIINQHLKGVSKDYLDNGDQIIVCGSCNAKIWKAEADRGKKREVKLSGQNYHNIGSLLPDDGDEPKFSQLYIYDTDNEIFNRQNDVGGSNTSFSITEKAFDFQIIEELKVMLDTNNALVKSCRQARNCLNENPYIDLKLRLIGKRAKDGRTYNLPEASEVAALVIGDFTQVVENRDIVVKTKSGRLERISELHPSYLSHNTLFYFHMEKICTGLTFFIEV, from the exons ATGTTTCTTCATCATATCCTTT GTAATGTAGAAAATGATGAGGCTGCTAAAAGAAGGAAGGCGAGACGGCTATATTTGAATATCAAACGATTAAATAAGATCTCATCACATACTCAATCGATTTTAACTTCTTCTACTAAAAATAAAGAGAATATTAATCCGAACACAACTTTTACGTTGAACAGATCATCTTTTAGTGTCTTATCAAGTATCAATGTCTCTTCCACGCTATCTAAATTTAATTCAG GAAATTGTCCATCATCAACTTTCCGGATTAAAGAAATAACTTCTATAAGTCCCTCTACTTTTACTAATCTAG GAAACATTGCATCTTCCAGTGGTATTCTAACAAATATTACAAGCAATTCATCATCAACTTCAAGTGTTGACATCATACCTTCGTCTTCATCAAGAATTTCACCAAACACTGTTCTCGCATCAGACAACGTTTCAACATTGACAAAAATCTCATCTGGAAAGCGAAAATTAGTAAGAAGACGTAGAGACTTAACACCTATACCTATTATTGATTTAACAGCAGATGATGATAACGAGGTTCCTAAAATCATAAATCAACATTTAAAAGGTGTTTCTAAAG ACTACTTGGATAATGGTGACCAAATAATCGTTTGTGGATCATGTAACGCAAAGATATGGAAAGCAGAGGCGGATAGGGGTAAAAAAAGAGAAGTAAA ATTAAGTGGTCAAAATTATCATAATATTGGTAGTCTGTTACCTGATGATGGAGATGAGCCAAAATTCAGCCAGTTGTATATATACGACACAGATAATGAAATATTTAATCGACAAAATGATGTTGG GGGCTCAAACACTTCTTTTTCGATAACTGAGAAGGCTTTTGATTTTCAGATCATTGAAGAACTTAAAGTTATGTTAGACACTAATAATGCTTTGGTTAAAAGTTGTAGACAAGCTAGAAATTGTTTAAATGAAAACCCTTACATCGACTTGAAGCTTCGTCTAATTGGTAAACGAGCCAAAGATGGTAGAACATATAACCTTCCTGAAGCTTCTGAAGTTGCGGCATTAGTTATTGGAGATTTTACTCAAGTTGTTGAAAATCGTGATATCGTTGTGAAAACCAAATCTGGTCGGCTTGAGCGCATAAGTGAATTACATCCTTCTTATCTTTCTCACAATACCCTCTTCTATTTCCATATGGAGAAGATATGTACAGGGTTGACATTCTTCATAGAGGTCTGA
- the LOC110893307 gene encoding uncharacterized protein LOC110893307 yields MREFFAYRLQDRVDKFSVIHNAKRLFQQFVVDAYTMIESERLFYIRRQQTHLRSESFQNIQNANNSGKKDMSKIGTRIFIPSSFTGGSRYMMQNYLDAMSLCKWFGYPDFFITITCNPKWPEVERFLKDTTIRPEDRPDILCRIFKMKLDSLTKDLKEGNLLGRVNSVVYTVEFQKRGLPHAHICVFMHPDNKILSVDQLDPIISAEIPDKAEDPELYKLVADYMIHGPCGALNMNSPCMVDRKCSKKFPKKFVNETCLDKKGFPVYRRRDSGHSVVKSRLNVDNRYVVPYSKVLLKRYQAHINVEWCNQLGSIKYLFKYINKGPDRTTLRAGTFIRLPFHLPGQQNVVYGADDDIDEVLNKPSIASTMFLSWMKCNERLPEARELTYVEFPSKYVFKLNTRSWDVRKRHPSIGRIHSVFPSAGEAYYLRILLNKVKGLKSFEDIRTVNGTLYPTFKDACYALGLLDDDNKYIEAIKEASLYGTATFLQTLFGTMLMSGSLSRPDFVWEKTWMYLSDDILYRQEKHLKVDVLHYSDEDIKNLDLLEIQKFLLRNNSSLKNFL; encoded by the exons ATGCGTGAGTTCTTTGCCTATAGACTACAAGATCGTGTCGATAAGTTTTCTGTTATCCATAATGCAAAACGACTTTTCCAGCAGTTTGTTGTTGATGCTTACACTATGATTGAGAGTGAAAGGTTGTTTTACATACGGCGACAACAGACGCATTTGAGGTCAGAAAGTTTTCAGAATATACAGAATGCAAATAATTCTGGCAAAAAAGATATGTCAAAAATTGGAACACGTATCTTTATTCCATCTTCTTTCACTGGCGGTTCTCGATATATGATGCAAAATTACTTAGATGCAATGTCTTTGTGCAAATGGTTTGGGTATCCAGATTTTTTCATTACTATTACATGTAATCCAAAATGGCCGGAAGTTGAAAGGTTTTTAAAAGATACCACCATAAGGCCTGAAGATAGACCAGACATTTTGTGTCGAATTTTCAAGATGAAACTAGATTCTCTAACAAAAGACTTGAAAGAAGGCAACTTGCTGGGTAGAGTTAACTCTG TTGTCTATACTGTCGAATTCCAAAAACGCGGACTTCCTCATGCACACATATGTGTATTCATGCATCCAGACAACAAGATACTATCGGTTGACCAACTAGATCCAATCATTTCTGCCGAAATTCCAGACAAAGCCGAAGATCCTGAGTTATATAAACTTGTAGCAGATTACATGATTCATGGTCCGTGTGGTGCTCTAAATATGAATTCTCCTTGCATGGTCGATCGTAAATGCTCCAAGAAGTTTCCTAAAAAATTTGTTAATGAAACATGCTTGGATAAGAAAGGATTTCCAGTTTATCGTAGAAGGGATTCTGGCCATTCTGTTGTTAAATCCCGTTTGAACGTAGACAATAGATATGTTGTTCCATATAGTAAAGTGCTGTTAAAAAGATACCAGGCGCATATTAATGTTGAATGGTGCAACCAACTTGGTTCTATCAAATATTTGTTCAAGTACATTAACAAAGGCCCAGATAGAACTACGCTTAGAGCAGGAACCT TTATTCGTCTTCCGTTTCATTTACCGGGCCAACAAAACGTAGTATATGGTGCAGATGATGACATTGACGAGGTTCTTAACAAACCATCTATTGCTTCTACTATGTTCTTATCTTGGATGAAGTGTAATGAAAGATTGCCTGAGGCACGTGAGCTTACTTATGTTGAGTTTCcttcaaaatatgtttttaaattaAATACTCGCAGTTGGGATGTAAGGAAACGACATCCTTCAATTGGTAGGATTCATTCGGTGTTTCCTTCCGCTGGTGAAGCATACTACCTAAGAATATTATTGAACAAAGTAAAGGGTCTAAAATCTTTTGAAGATATTCGTACTGTAAACGGTACTTTGTATCCAACTTTCAAGGACGCATGTTATGCGTTAGGGCTTTTGGATGATGACAACAAGTACATTGAAGCTATTAAAGAAGCCAGTTTGTATGGAACCGCTACGTTTTTACAGACGTTATTTGGGACAATGTTGATGTCTGGTAGTTTGTCTAGACCGGATTTTGTATGGGAGAAGACATGGATGTATTTATCGGATGACATTTTATATAGACAAGAAAAACATTTAAAAGTTGATG TTTTACATTACTCTGATGAAGACATTAAGAATTTGGATTTGTTAGAGATTCAGAAATTCTTACTTCGGAATAACTCATCGCTGAAGAACTTCCTTTGA
- the LOC110893309 gene encoding uncharacterized protein LOC110893309, whose product MGVYKDEGWFYEGCNRCNKKINKVVNLSDETQASGSAVTKEVLTCISDRCAFKTITSYLKYKIQLRVQDPSASVTLTLFDREARKLVGKSVDEILNANPEFVSLHLVSI is encoded by the exons ATGGGTGTTTACAAAGATGAAGGATGGTTCTATGAGGGTTGCAATAGATGTAACAAGAAGATCAACAAAGTTGTTAATCTGAGCGATGAAACACAGGCATCAGGTTCAGCTGTAACAAAAGAGGTTCTTACCTGTATCTCTGATCGTTGTGCTTTTAAAACTATAACTTCTTATCTGAA GTACAAGATTCAACTTAGAGTTCAAGACCCTTCTGCCTCTGTTACACTTACTTTGTTTGATCGTGAAGCACGGAAGTTGGTAGGAAAGTCTGTTGATGAGATTCTTAATGCCAACCCTGAATTTGTAAGTTTACATTTAGTAAgcatttag